A region from the Azospirillum thermophilum genome encodes:
- a CDS encoding adenosine deaminase family protein, protein MTIRGMTIRGRKGRGRAERGLRGSVLALLLLGGCATAGGGAAVDDTASAGGAAARRLEAVRHSPPELRAFLARMPKGADLHSHLTGAVYAETYVAVAAANKLCFSRTTQSLTPPPCRTADKEVSLEGVETNPTLYAQVVNALSTRNALPVSGFSLHDQFFVTFGRFRAANDDVGLLLAEVVDRAGRQGVQHVELMVSFGTGDAGKVGTATPWTGDLPATADALTPKLAALVPTARAGIDSAEARMRALLGCGTPAAKPGCGVSVRYLQQVTRTMPPGPVFAQTLFNALLAQADPRVVGLNFVAPEDYPVALADYDLHMRMIAEVRRRLPQTNVALHAGELTLGLVPPEELRSHIRKAVEVAGARRIGHGVDVMYEDDPQSLLRTMAERKVAVEINLTSNDVILGVAGKAHPFPVYRAAGVPTVISTDDEGVSRIDLTHELGRAVTEFGLTYADLVALARNSLEYSFLPGASLWRDGGRPVEACAVPPAAQVPPACRTFLDGSEKARVQWRLEQALAAFDREVATQDP, encoded by the coding sequence ATGACGATTCGCGGCATGACGATTCGCGGCCGCAAGGGGCGCGGCCGGGCGGAACGGGGGCTGCGCGGCTCCGTGCTGGCGCTTCTCCTGCTGGGTGGCTGCGCCACCGCCGGCGGCGGCGCGGCGGTGGACGACACGGCCTCGGCCGGCGGGGCCGCGGCGCGGCGGCTGGAGGCGGTGCGCCACAGCCCGCCGGAGCTGCGCGCCTTCCTCGCCCGCATGCCCAAGGGGGCCGACCTGCACAGCCACCTGACCGGCGCCGTCTATGCCGAGACCTATGTCGCGGTCGCGGCGGCGAACAAGCTCTGCTTCTCCCGGACGACCCAGTCGCTGACCCCGCCGCCCTGCAGGACCGCCGACAAGGAGGTGTCGCTGGAGGGGGTGGAGACCAACCCGACGCTCTACGCCCAGGTGGTCAACGCCCTGTCCACCCGCAACGCGCTGCCGGTGTCGGGCTTCAGCCTACATGACCAGTTCTTCGTCACCTTCGGCCGCTTCCGCGCCGCCAACGACGACGTCGGGCTGCTGCTGGCCGAGGTGGTGGACCGCGCCGGGCGCCAGGGCGTCCAGCATGTCGAGCTGATGGTGTCCTTCGGCACCGGCGACGCCGGCAAGGTCGGCACCGCCACCCCCTGGACCGGCGACCTGCCGGCCACCGCCGACGCGCTGACGCCGAAGCTCGCCGCCCTGGTCCCCACGGCCCGCGCCGGCATCGACTCGGCGGAGGCCCGCATGCGCGCCCTGCTCGGCTGCGGCACCCCGGCGGCGAAGCCGGGCTGCGGCGTCTCCGTCCGTTACCTGCAGCAGGTGACGCGCACCATGCCGCCGGGGCCGGTCTTCGCCCAGACCCTGTTCAACGCGCTGCTCGCCCAGGCCGATCCGCGGGTGGTCGGGCTGAACTTCGTGGCGCCGGAGGATTATCCGGTGGCGCTCGCCGACTATGACCTGCACATGCGGATGATCGCAGAGGTCCGCCGCCGCCTGCCGCAGACCAACGTGGCGCTGCATGCCGGCGAACTCACCCTCGGTCTCGTCCCGCCGGAGGAGCTGCGCAGCCACATCCGCAAGGCGGTGGAGGTCGCCGGCGCCAGGCGCATCGGCCACGGCGTCGACGTGATGTACGAGGACGACCCCCAATCGCTGCTGCGCACCATGGCCGAGCGCAAGGTGGCGGTGGAGATCAACCTGACCAGCAACGACGTCATCCTCGGCGTCGCCGGCAAGGCGCACCCCTTCCCGGTCTACCGCGCCGCCGGCGTCCCCACCGTCATCTCGACCGACGACGAGGGCGTCAGCCGCATCGACCTGACCCACGAGCTGGGCCGGGCGGTGACCGAGTTCGGCCTGACCTACGCCGACCTCGTCGCGCTGGCCCGCAACAGCCTGGAGTACAGCTTCCTGCCCGGCGCCAGCCTGTGGCGCGACGGCGGACGCCCGGTCGAAGCCTGCGCCGTCCCGCCCGCCGCCCAGGTTCCGCCGGCCTGCCGGACCTTCCTCGACGGCAGCGAGAAGGCCCGCGTGCAGTGGCGCCTGGAGCAGGCGCTGGCCGCCTTCGACCGTGAGGTCGCAACCCAGGATCCGTGA
- the rsmB gene encoding 16S rRNA (cytosine(967)-C(5))-methyltransferase RsmB: protein MTETTIAARGVALDLLRDVLRKSVPFDDAFDAHPELSGLDPRDRSFARLLVATVLRRLGQIDALVLACLTKPGLPKATVHDILRLGTAQLVFLGTPAHAAVDTAVELAEARGAAPYKGLINAVLRRIGREGKAMADQQDAGRLNTPDWLWLSWRTAYGTGRTRGIVEAHLHEAPLDLTVKADPELWAERLQARLLPTGTLRRPSGGSITELPGFAEGVWWVQDLAASLPAKLFGDLRGRRVFDLCAAPGGKTAQLAAQGARVVALDRSARRLERVAENLSRLHLEAEVLAADAATWTAEEPADAVLLDAPCSATGAIRRHPDILRLKTPDDIAKLARAQSRLLAHAVDLVKPGGTLVYCTCSIQPEEGEAQIDRLLSRDERVERHPVTPDELGGLTEIVNDRGEVRSLPGMLADLGGVDGFFVARLRRKAE from the coding sequence ATGACCGAAACGACCATCGCCGCCCGCGGCGTCGCGCTCGACCTGCTGCGCGACGTGCTGCGCAAGTCCGTCCCCTTCGATGACGCCTTCGATGCGCATCCGGAGCTGTCGGGGCTCGATCCGCGCGACCGCAGCTTCGCCCGCCTGCTCGTCGCGACCGTGCTGCGGCGGCTGGGCCAGATCGATGCGCTGGTCCTGGCCTGCCTGACCAAGCCCGGGCTGCCCAAGGCGACGGTGCACGACATCCTGCGGCTCGGCACGGCGCAGCTCGTCTTCCTCGGCACGCCCGCCCATGCCGCGGTCGACACGGCGGTGGAGCTGGCGGAGGCGCGCGGCGCGGCGCCCTACAAGGGGCTGATCAACGCCGTGCTGCGCCGGATCGGGCGCGAGGGCAAGGCGATGGCCGACCAGCAGGACGCCGGGCGGCTGAACACGCCGGACTGGCTGTGGCTGTCCTGGCGCACCGCCTACGGCACCGGCCGCACCCGCGGCATCGTCGAGGCCCACCTGCACGAGGCGCCGCTGGACCTCACCGTCAAGGCCGATCCGGAGCTGTGGGCGGAGCGGCTGCAGGCCCGGCTGCTGCCCACCGGCACGCTGCGCCGTCCCTCCGGCGGGTCGATCACCGAGCTGCCGGGCTTCGCCGAAGGGGTGTGGTGGGTGCAGGATCTGGCCGCGTCGCTGCCCGCCAAGCTGTTCGGCGACCTGCGGGGCAGGCGCGTCTTCGACCTCTGTGCCGCGCCCGGCGGCAAGACCGCGCAGCTCGCCGCCCAGGGCGCGCGGGTGGTGGCGCTCGACCGGTCCGCCCGGCGGCTGGAGCGGGTGGCGGAGAACCTGTCCCGCCTGCATCTGGAGGCGGAGGTGCTGGCCGCCGACGCCGCGACCTGGACGGCGGAGGAGCCGGCCGACGCCGTGCTGCTCGACGCGCCCTGCTCGGCGACCGGCGCGATCCGCCGCCATCCCGACATCCTGCGCCTCAAGACCCCCGACGACATCGCCAAGCTCGCCCGTGCCCAGAGCCGGCTGCTCGCCCATGCGGTGGATCTGGTGAAGCCCGGCGGCACGCTGGTCTATTGCACCTGCTCCATCCAGCCGGAGGAGGGCGAGGCGCAGATCGACCGCCTGCTGTCCAGGGACGAGCGCGTCGAGCGTCACCCCGTCACGCCCGACGAACTGGGCGGCCTGACGGAGATCGTCAACGACCGCGGCGAGGTCCGCTCGCTGCCCGGCATGCTCGCCGACCTCGGCGGCGTCGACGGCTTCTTCGTCGCCCGCCTGCGCCGGAAGGCGGAGTAG
- a CDS encoding exopolyphosphatase, giving the protein MSDHEKYRLVTRSDFDGLVCAVLLKELGILDEIKFVHPKDMQDGKIEITGRDITTNLPYVEGAHLVFDHHLSETVRVGRRDNHVIDPAAPSAARVVYNYYGGKQRFPTISDEMMAAVDQADSARYSREDILAPQGWTLLNFIMDARTGLGRFRDFRVSNYQLMMDLIDYCRNHTIEQILDLPDVKERVELYQQHTGYFLDQIDRCATQRGNVVVLDLRREETIYAGNRFMIYALFPQANVSIHVMWGLKQQNTVLACGKSILNRSSRTNIGLLMLEQGGGGHEAAGTCQVDNDKADAVLEAIVARMQTDG; this is encoded by the coding sequence ATGTCCGACCACGAGAAGTACCGTCTCGTCACTCGCTCCGACTTCGACGGGCTGGTGTGCGCCGTGCTCCTGAAGGAGCTGGGCATCCTCGACGAGATCAAGTTCGTGCATCCCAAGGACATGCAGGACGGCAAGATCGAGATCACCGGCCGCGACATCACCACCAACCTGCCCTATGTCGAGGGCGCCCACCTCGTCTTCGACCACCACCTGTCGGAGACGGTGCGGGTCGGCCGGCGCGACAACCACGTCATCGACCCCGCCGCCCCTTCCGCCGCCCGCGTCGTCTACAATTACTACGGCGGCAAGCAGCGCTTCCCCACCATCTCCGACGAGATGATGGCGGCGGTCGACCAGGCCGACTCCGCCCGCTACAGCCGCGAGGACATCCTGGCCCCGCAAGGCTGGACCCTGCTGAACTTCATCATGGACGCGCGCACCGGGCTCGGCCGCTTCCGCGACTTCCGGGTGTCGAACTACCAGCTCATGATGGATCTGATCGACTACTGCCGGAACCATACCATCGAGCAGATCCTGGACCTGCCCGACGTGAAGGAGCGGGTGGAGCTCTACCAGCAGCACACCGGCTACTTCCTCGACCAGATCGACCGCTGCGCCACCCAGCGGGGCAACGTCGTCGTCCTCGACCTGCGGCGGGAGGAGACGATCTATGCCGGCAACCGCTTCATGATCTATGCGCTGTTCCCCCAGGCCAACGTGTCGATCCACGTGATGTGGGGGCTGAAGCAGCAGAACACCGTGCTCGCCTGCGGCAAGTCCATCCTGAACCGCAGCTCCCGCACCAACATCGGCCTGCTGATGCTGGAACAGGGCGGCGGCGGGCACGAGGCGGCCGGCACCTGCCAGGTGGACAACGACAAGGCCGACGCGGTACTGGAGGCGATCGTCGCCCGTATGCAAACGGACGGCTGA
- the htpX gene encoding zinc metalloprotease HtpX codes for MTSYFKTAVLLAGLTALFMGVGYLLGGKGGLIVAFLVAMAMNLFSYWNSGDMVLSMYGAREVDGYTAPEFHAIVAQLAERAGLPMPRVYIIETDQPNAFATGRDPEHAAVAATTGLLRMLTPEQIAGVMAHELAHVKNRDTLIMTVTATIAGAISMLTNFGLFFGGGSNDERGGSPLGVVGGILVAILAPIAAMVVQMAISRTREFEADRIGAEICGRPLWLADALASIHGYANQIPNPQAEVHPATAHLFIANPLHGRSFADLFSTHPSMEERVHRLQVMAGSGGGFGGGWGGGRGGGGWNGGGSRSSGGWTRPGDVPPQRPRGPWG; via the coding sequence ATGACCAGCTATTTCAAGACCGCAGTCCTCCTCGCCGGCCTGACCGCCCTCTTCATGGGGGTCGGCTATCTGCTGGGCGGGAAGGGCGGGCTGATCGTCGCCTTCCTGGTGGCGATGGCGATGAACCTGTTCTCCTACTGGAACTCCGGCGACATGGTGCTGTCCATGTACGGGGCGCGGGAGGTCGACGGCTACACGGCCCCCGAATTCCACGCGATCGTGGCCCAGCTCGCCGAGCGCGCCGGCCTGCCCATGCCGCGCGTCTACATCATCGAGACCGACCAGCCCAACGCCTTCGCCACCGGCCGCGACCCGGAGCACGCCGCGGTCGCCGCGACCACCGGCCTGCTGCGCATGCTGACGCCCGAGCAGATCGCCGGCGTCATGGCGCACGAGCTGGCGCATGTGAAGAACCGCGACACCCTGATCATGACGGTGACGGCGACCATCGCCGGCGCCATCTCCATGCTCACCAACTTCGGCCTGTTCTTCGGCGGCGGCAGCAACGACGAACGCGGCGGCAGCCCGCTCGGCGTCGTCGGCGGCATCCTGGTGGCGATCCTCGCGCCGATCGCCGCGATGGTCGTCCAGATGGCGATCAGCCGCACCCGCGAGTTCGAGGCCGACCGCATCGGTGCCGAGATCTGCGGCCGTCCGCTCTGGCTGGCCGACGCGCTGGCCAGCATCCACGGCTACGCCAACCAGATCCCCAACCCGCAGGCCGAGGTGCATCCGGCGACCGCGCACCTGTTCATCGCCAACCCGTTGCATGGCCGCAGCTTCGCCGACCTGTTCTCCACCCACCCGTCGATGGAGGAGCGGGTCCACCGCCTGCAGGTGATGGCCGGCTCCGGCGGCGGCTTTGGCGGCGGTTGGGGCGGCGGCCGGGGTGGTGGTGGCTGGAATGGCGGCGGCAGCCGCAGCAGCGGCGGCTGGACCCGGCCCGGCGACGTTCCGCCGCAGCGCCCCCGCGGCCCCTGGGGCTGA
- a CDS encoding DUF1674 domain-containing protein, with protein MTDKTPTPATTPPADPQADPNPAAKDAAEAVPAGTLTGPEQKPGEIGGPKGPEPTRYGDWEFKGRCSDF; from the coding sequence ATGACCGACAAGACCCCCACCCCCGCCACCACTCCGCCCGCCGATCCGCAGGCGGATCCGAACCCTGCGGCCAAGGACGCCGCCGAAGCCGTGCCGGCCGGCACCCTGACGGGACCGGAGCAGAAGCCGGGCGAGATCGGCGGACCCAAGGGACCGGAACCGACCCGCTACGGCGACTGGGAGTTCAAGGGCCGCTGCTCCGACTTCTGA
- a CDS encoding MBL fold metallo-hydrolase — protein sequence MRIHHLNCGTMCPFGGWLMDGTSRGVSAHLVCHCLLIETAQGLVLVDTGFGLGDVRRPLPRLSAFFLALDRIRLREEDTALRAVERLGFHAADVRHIVVTHLDFDHAGGIEDFPNATVHVFGRELEAARTRRQGFTGSRRYRPLQWDEGVNWQAYEAGGEPWFGFDAVRDLKGLPPDILLVPLVGHTWGHCGVAVRDGGGWLLHAGDAYFFHREVDPDRPWCPPGARAYQRMMDSDRAARLANQDRLRGLVRDHGGEVRLFCSHDPQDLARFARRPAEGPDLRSRSSGP from the coding sequence ATGCGCATCCATCATCTGAACTGCGGGACGATGTGCCCGTTCGGCGGCTGGCTGATGGACGGCACCAGCCGCGGAGTGTCGGCCCATCTCGTCTGCCATTGCCTGCTGATCGAGACGGCGCAGGGGCTGGTGCTGGTCGACACCGGCTTCGGGCTGGGCGACGTCCGCCGGCCGCTGCCGCGGCTCAGCGCCTTCTTCCTGGCGCTCGACCGCATCCGCCTGCGCGAGGAGGACACGGCGCTGCGCGCGGTGGAGCGGCTGGGATTCCACGCCGCCGACGTGCGGCACATCGTGGTGACCCATCTGGACTTCGACCATGCCGGCGGGATCGAAGATTTCCCCAACGCCACCGTCCACGTCTTCGGCCGCGAGCTGGAGGCGGCGCGGACCCGGCGGCAGGGCTTTACCGGGTCGCGGCGCTACCGCCCGCTCCAGTGGGACGAGGGGGTGAACTGGCAGGCCTACGAGGCCGGCGGCGAGCCCTGGTTCGGCTTCGACGCGGTGCGCGACCTCAAGGGGCTGCCGCCGGACATCCTGCTGGTGCCGCTGGTCGGCCATACCTGGGGCCATTGCGGCGTCGCGGTGCGCGACGGCGGGGGCTGGCTGCTCCACGCCGGCGACGCCTATTTCTTCCATCGCGAGGTCGATCCCGACCGCCCCTGGTGCCCGCCGGGAGCACGGGCCTATCAGCGGATGATGGACAGCGACCGGGCCGCCCGTCTCGCCAACCAGGACAGGCTGCGCGGCCTCGTCCGCGACCATGGCGGCGAGGTCCGGCTGTTCTGCTCCCACGATCCGCAGGATCTCGCCCGCTTCGCCCGGCGCCCGGCCGAGGGGCCGGATCTCAGAAGTCGGAGCAGCGGCCCTTGA
- the tsaD gene encoding tRNA (adenosine(37)-N6)-threonylcarbamoyltransferase complex transferase subunit TsaD codes for MIVLGLETSCDETAAAVVTDAREIRADVVLSQLDDHTPYGGVVPEIAARAHLQHLDGLIRRAMADAGIGFGDLDAVAATGGPGLIGGVIVGVMTAKAIAAARDLPFVAVNHLEGHALTARLTDDVPFPYLLLLVSGGHCQLLVVEGVGQYRRLGTTIDDAVGEAFDKTAKLLGLGYPGGPLVEKAAARAANPGRFELPRPMIGRPGCDFSFSGLKTAVRRHVEELGGRLTDADRDDLAAAFQATVAEVMADRCARAMRLFRQAHPQGGALVVAGGVAANKALRARLASLAEREGMPFVAPPLRLCTDNAAMIAWAGIERLRRGETDPLSFAPRPRWPLDPSAAPVIGRAGVGSGVKA; via the coding sequence ATGATCGTTCTTGGACTCGAAACGAGCTGCGACGAGACGGCGGCCGCGGTGGTGACCGACGCGCGGGAGATCCGCGCCGACGTCGTGCTCTCCCAGCTCGACGACCACACCCCCTATGGCGGCGTGGTGCCGGAGATCGCGGCCCGCGCCCATCTGCAACATCTCGACGGGCTGATCCGCCGCGCCATGGCCGATGCCGGAATCGGCTTCGGCGACCTCGACGCGGTGGCGGCGACCGGCGGGCCGGGGCTGATCGGCGGCGTGATCGTCGGGGTGATGACCGCCAAGGCCATCGCCGCGGCGCGCGACCTGCCCTTCGTCGCGGTCAACCATCTGGAAGGCCATGCGCTGACCGCCCGGCTGACCGACGACGTGCCCTTTCCCTACCTGCTGCTGCTGGTGTCGGGCGGCCATTGCCAGCTCCTGGTGGTGGAGGGGGTCGGGCAGTACCGGCGGCTCGGCACCACCATCGACGACGCGGTGGGCGAGGCGTTCGACAAGACCGCCAAGCTGCTCGGCCTCGGCTATCCCGGCGGGCCGCTGGTGGAGAAGGCGGCGGCCCGCGCCGCCAACCCCGGCCGGTTCGAGCTGCCGCGCCCGATGATCGGGCGGCCGGGCTGCGACTTCTCCTTCTCCGGCCTGAAGACGGCGGTGCGCCGCCATGTCGAGGAACTGGGCGGCCGGCTGACCGACGCCGACCGCGACGACCTCGCCGCCGCCTTCCAGGCGACGGTGGCGGAGGTGATGGCCGACCGCTGCGCCCGCGCCATGAGACTGTTCCGGCAGGCCCACCCGCAGGGCGGCGCGCTGGTGGTGGCCGGCGGGGTCGCCGCCAACAAGGCGCTGCGCGCCCGGCTCGCGTCGCTGGCGGAGCGGGAAGGGATGCCCTTCGTCGCGCCGCCGCTGCGGCTGTGCACCGACAACGCGGCGATGATCGCCTGGGCGGGGATCGAGCGGCTGCGCCGCGGCGAGACCGACCCGCTGAGCTTCGCGCCGCGCCCGCGCTGGCCGCTCGACCCCTCCGCCGCGCCGGTGATCGGCCGGGCCGGGGTGGGGTCGGGCGTGAAGGCCTGA
- a CDS encoding GNAT family N-acetyltransferase, which translates to MTGTGALRFRVAGKADLPALVRLIADDALATGGDVYGEPLDPAYAEAFDRMAAQPGNRFVLAEIAGEAVGCFQVTVTHGLSRRGAARATIESVKVASGRRGQGIGAAMMRHAIALAEAEGCALVQLTTQTARADAHRFYERLGFRATHLGMKLALPAKG; encoded by the coding sequence ATGACCGGGACCGGCGCCCTGCGATTCCGCGTGGCCGGGAAGGCCGACCTGCCGGCGCTGGTGCGGCTGATCGCCGACGATGCCCTGGCCACCGGCGGCGACGTTTATGGTGAGCCGCTCGACCCCGCCTATGCCGAGGCCTTCGACCGCATGGCAGCCCAGCCGGGCAACCGCTTCGTCCTGGCGGAGATCGCGGGCGAGGCGGTCGGCTGCTTCCAGGTCACCGTGACGCACGGGCTGTCGCGCCGTGGCGCCGCGCGGGCGACCATCGAGTCGGTGAAGGTGGCGAGCGGCCGGCGCGGCCAGGGCATCGGGGCGGCGATGATGCGCCATGCCATCGCGCTGGCCGAGGCGGAGGGCTGCGCCCTGGTGCAGCTGACCACCCAGACGGCACGCGCCGACGCCCACCGCTTCTACGAGAGGCTGGGTTTCCGCGCCACCCATCTGGGCATGAAGCTGGCACTGCCCGCGAAAGGCTGA
- a CDS encoding NAD(P)H-dependent glycerol-3-phosphate dehydrogenase, giving the protein MTESQRAAFQFRRIGVIGGGAWGTALALAALRAGRETLLWAREPAVVEAIRATRENRDYLPGVPLPEALEVTDDLAGIGACDAVLLVSPAQHARAVSARLAPHLRPGVPVVICAKGIELDSHALMSEAVGAALPAGQPVAVLSGPTFAAEVARGLPTAVTLACADTALGTALVEALGSRTFRPYRSDDVVGAQVGGAVKNVLAIACGVVEGRRLGDNARAALITRGLAEITRLALALGGRAETLMGLSGLGDLTLTCSSLQSRNMSLGAALGEGRTLQDILAARRSVAEGVYTAAAVVGLAAKRGVDMPICQAVDATLNHGARLEETIDGLLSRPFRGEWH; this is encoded by the coding sequence ATGACTGAGTCCCAGCGGGCGGCATTCCAGTTCCGGCGCATCGGCGTCATCGGTGGCGGGGCCTGGGGCACCGCGCTGGCCCTGGCGGCCCTGCGCGCCGGCCGCGAGACCCTGCTGTGGGCCCGCGAGCCGGCGGTGGTCGAGGCCATCCGCGCCACGCGGGAGAATCGCGACTATCTGCCCGGCGTGCCGCTGCCCGAGGCGCTGGAGGTCACCGACGATCTTGCCGGCATCGGCGCCTGCGACGCCGTGCTGCTGGTCAGCCCGGCGCAGCACGCCCGCGCCGTGTCGGCCCGGCTCGCCCCCCATCTGCGGCCCGGCGTCCCGGTGGTGATCTGCGCCAAGGGGATCGAGCTGGACAGCCACGCCCTGATGAGCGAGGCGGTGGGCGCCGCCCTGCCCGCCGGCCAGCCGGTCGCCGTGCTGTCCGGCCCGACCTTCGCGGCGGAGGTGGCGCGCGGCCTGCCCACCGCGGTGACGCTGGCCTGCGCCGACACGGCGCTGGGCACCGCGCTGGTCGAGGCGCTGGGCAGCCGGACCTTCCGCCCCTACCGGTCCGACGACGTGGTCGGCGCGCAGGTCGGCGGGGCGGTGAAGAACGTGCTGGCCATCGCCTGCGGCGTGGTGGAGGGGCGCCGGCTGGGCGACAACGCGCGGGCGGCGCTGATCACCCGCGGGCTGGCCGAGATCACCCGGCTGGCGCTGGCGCTGGGCGGCCGGGCGGAGACGCTGATGGGGCTGTCGGGGCTGGGCGACCTCACCCTCACCTGCTCCAGCCTGCAGTCGCGCAACATGTCGCTGGGGGCGGCGCTGGGCGAGGGCAGGACGCTGCAGGACATCCTGGCCGCCCGCCGCTCGGTGGCGGAGGGCGTCTACACCGCCGCCGCCGTGGTCGGGCTGGCGGCGAAGCGGGGGGTCGACATGCCGATCTGCCAGGCGGTCGACGCCACGCTGAACCACGGCGCCCGGCTGGAGGAGACGATCGACGGGCTGCTGTCCCGCCCCTTCCGCGGCGAATGGCACTGA
- a CDS encoding YciI family protein gives MLYMFHCTDKAGAAEIRQTNRAAHLAYLEASAARIFAAGPLLSDDGQGMVGSLLVVECADAAEAQRFADEDPYARAGLFESVVIRPWRRVYPKG, from the coding sequence ATGCTCTACATGTTCCATTGCACCGACAAGGCCGGCGCCGCCGAGATCCGGCAAACCAACCGCGCCGCCCATCTGGCCTATCTGGAGGCCAGCGCCGCCCGCATCTTCGCCGCCGGCCCGCTGCTGTCCGACGACGGCCAGGGCATGGTCGGCAGCCTGCTGGTCGTGGAGTGCGCCGACGCCGCCGAGGCGCAGCGCTTCGCCGACGAGGACCCCTATGCCAGGGCGGGCCTGTTCGAGAGCGTGGTGATCCGGCCCTGGCGCCGGGTCTACCCGAAGGGCTGA
- a CDS encoding EVE domain-containing protein produces MAHWLVKSEPVKYSWDRMVADGVTHWDGVRNHQASNNLKAMQVGDRAFFYHSNEGLEVVGVVEVARTYYPDPSDPAGRFGMVDMRAVMPVQTPVTLKQMKADPLLQGMALVRQSRLSVCPVTDEEWARVCELAGIEA; encoded by the coding sequence ATGGCCCACTGGCTGGTCAAGTCGGAGCCCGTCAAGTACTCCTGGGACCGCATGGTCGCGGACGGCGTCACCCATTGGGACGGCGTGCGCAATCACCAGGCCTCCAACAATCTGAAGGCGATGCAGGTCGGCGACCGCGCCTTCTTCTACCATTCGAACGAGGGGCTGGAGGTGGTCGGTGTCGTCGAGGTCGCCCGCACCTACTATCCGGACCCCAGCGACCCCGCCGGCCGGTTCGGCATGGTGGACATGCGGGCGGTGATGCCGGTGCAGACCCCGGTCACGCTGAAGCAGATGAAGGCCGACCCGCTGCTGCAGGGCATGGCGCTGGTGCGCCAGTCGCGCCTGTCGGTCTGCCCGGTGACGGACGAGGAGTGGGCCCGCGTCTGCGAGCTGGCGGGGATCGAAGCCTAG